A window of Mangifera indica cultivar Alphonso chromosome 13, CATAS_Mindica_2.1, whole genome shotgun sequence contains these coding sequences:
- the LOC123194031 gene encoding uncharacterized protein LOC123194031 yields MRRAGFLLRNNRNKKMKMGCLRMRKKVKFANFSVQRNLSTLRRIIPGCEKADTATLFHKSIEHIVKLKFQVHILRSLTNYYGI; encoded by the coding sequence ATGAGAAGAGCCGGCTTCTTGTTGAGGAATAAtcgaaacaaaaaaatgaagatggGGTGCTTGAGAATGAGAAAGAAGGTGAAATTTGCTAACTTTTCTGTACAAAGAAATCTTTCTACTCTGAGAAGGATCATTCCAGGTTGTGAAAAGGCTGATACTGCAACTTTGTTTCATAAATCTATTGAGCATATTGTAAAACTAAAATTCCAAGTTCATATTCTAAGAAGCCTGACAAATTACTATGGGATATAA